The following coding sequences are from one Plasmodium coatneyi strain Hackeri chromosome 11, complete sequence window:
- a CDS encoding KIR-like CYIR protein: MNENAEKKKNEVYNKLSPMGYKDNMTEAWCYAVMDNKVDQLYSPICNYLYYWIGSKITADNRSKSWEEIMRTIYEELTNPPKGGKCGIIYPDIDQTIFGHMKTLYEYYTDYGNIRGHLDLSKNYCDQEVHNYLDNIYKAYQAMETECTDDGCSKDYCTDFGKMFTDTKYEELLKKGCNTDTRPEDKPAERHLQAEGKKFLVVRGTVPAIFGTTTTIGLGLISLLLYKYNLLPSWISNYFRGSSNTNSRSRSNRGRRSFAGRHHLDDSTTIGDSTTNYSTTDYSTASEFDVQSTSTGRTTNNARQRQQQQRQRRNVGYHPRWKKIKENLIKERKNMKKGKLKKEKGGNR, translated from the exons ATGAATGAGaatgcggaaaaaaagaagaatgaggTATATAATAAACTGAGTCCCATGGGATATAAGGACAATATGACGGAAGCCTGGTGTTATGCAGTAATGGACAATAAGGTGGATCAGTTGTATAGTCCAATTTGCAAttacttatattattggatagggagTAAAATAACTGCCGATAATAGAAGTAAATCATGGGAAGAAATCATGAGGACCATTTACGAAGAATTAACCAATCCCCctaaaggggggaagtgtgGAATCATATACCCTGACATTGATCAAACTATTTTTGGCCATATGAAAACCTTATATGAGTACTACACGGACTATGGAAATATAAGGGGGCACCTAGATCTTAGTAAGAACTACTGTGATCAGGAAGTACACAATTATTTGGATAACATTTATAAAGCTTACCAAGCCATGGAAACAGAATGCACCGATGATGGATGTAGCAAGGACTATTGTACAGACTTCGGAAAAATGTTCACGGACACCAAATATGAAGAACTATTAAAGAAGGGATGTAACACAGACACTAGACCAGAGGATAAACCAGCCGAGAGGCACCTCCAAGCTGAGGGAAAGAAATTTCTCGTAGTACGAG GCACCGTACCTGCTATATTTGGTACAACCACTACAATAGGACTTGGACTCATTTCCCTCCTTCTGTATAAG tataatcttttaccttcttggataAGTAACTACTTTCGAGGCAGCAGCAACACCAACAGTAGGAGCAGAAGtaacagaggaagaagatcaTTCGCTGGACGTCACCACCTTGATGATTCAACAACAATAGGTGACTCCACAACAAATTATTCCACAACAGACTATTCCACAGCATCAGAATTTGATGTGCAGTCTACAAGTACAGGAAGAACAACGAATAATGCAAGACAGCGACAACAACAGCAAAGGCAACGCAGGAATGTAGGTTATCATCCTAG atggaaaaagataaaggaaaatttaataaaagaaaggaagaatatgaagaaggggaagttaaaaaaagaaaaaggaggaaatagaTGA